The following proteins are co-located in the Aquarana catesbeiana isolate 2022-GZ linkage group LG02, ASM4218655v1, whole genome shotgun sequence genome:
- the METTL1 gene encoding tRNA (guanine-N(7)-)-methyltransferase codes for MSETEVQPCAAKAQPGMAVSLPQKRYYRQRAHSNPMADHTFHYPVKPQRMDWSEYYPEYFKPLSPDNHHDDVKDLTEKKEEIQVEFADIGCGYGGLLVELSPLFPNKLMLGLEIRVKVSDYVQDRIKSLRASHPGQYQNIACIRSNAMKYLPNFFRKAQLSKMFFLFPDPHFKKTKHKWRIISSTLLAEYAYVLRVGGLVYTITDVEEVHEWMVKHFTEHPLFERVSKEQLADDIIIDKLGSSTEEGKKVQRNKGQNFLAVFQRVENRTLRNKEM; via the exons ATGTCTGAGACTGaagtgcagccttgtgctgccaagGCACAGCCGGGGATGGCAGTGTCCCTTCCTCAGAAGCGCTATTACAGACAGAGAGCTCATTCTAATCCCATGGCCGATCACACCTTTCACTA CCCAGTGAAACCCCAGCGGATGGACTGGTCAGAATATTACCCTGAATATTTTAAGCCTTTATCACCCGATAACCATCATGATGATGTAAAGGACTtgacagagaagaaggaagagattCAGGTGGAGTTTGCGGACATCGGCTGCGGATATGGCGGTTTATTAG TGGAACTGTCTCCGTTATTTCCAAATAAACTCATGCTTGGACTGGAGATACGTGTTAAGGTATCTGACTATGTGCAAGACCGAATCAAGTCACTGAGAGCCAGTCATCCGGGCCAGTACCAGAATATTGCCTGTATCAGAAGCAATGCTATGAAATACCTACCTAACTTCTTCAGAAAAGCACAG CTGAGTAAGATGTTCTTCCTGTTTCCTGATCCTCACTTTAAGAAGACAAAGCATAAATGGAGAATTATTAGTTCCACACTGCTAGCAGAATACGCATATGTGCTGCGAGTTGGG GGGTTGGTATATACAATCACAGATGTAGAAGAAGTTCACGAATGGATGGTGAAACATTTCACAGAGCATCCACTTTTTGAGCGGGTCTCAAAAGAACAATTG GCTGACGATATCATCATAGACAAATTGGGCTCATCTACAGAAGAAGGGAAGAAAGTTCAGCGTAATAAAGGCCAAAACTTCCTGGCTGTATTTCAACGGGTAGAAAACAGGACTTTAAGGAATAAAGAAATGTAG